The Anoplolepis gracilipes chromosome 17, ASM4749672v1, whole genome shotgun sequence genome window below encodes:
- the LOC140675205 gene encoding CCAAT/enhancer-binding protein has product MESPVMYDSAAHQAQAQGTADLKKSQVLNNNTSNQNNNNTATNNNNNSALQINHNHNHNQQLNSAVVSKVSASKATLHQQYAEHCAAAGELTDLNTPEISLDLQHLIDDNHFNDGLLDMLNAGNGVKHIRTGNYNTRTTLAYMPQPVHSGANYHQGSCSDSNSSSSESPSIKEEPLDPADYRRHCPQYPPGYSSVTNNPFGNGSQTFTNLAPSTMPGNHPGTPIHQPPPRGGPMKGPVLTHQHHAAANVARKQTKAIDKASDEYRRRRERNNIAVRKSREKAKVRSRETEEKVKLLVKDNDLLKKRIELLTEELNVLRSLFGNVSMLPEHVHREISRHLDQFQQHAIGPM; this is encoded by the coding sequence ATGGAATCACCAGTCATGTACGATTCGGCGGCCCATCAGGCCCAGGCCCAGGGTACGGCCGATCTGAAGAAGTCCCAGGTGCTTAATAACAACACTAGTAATCAGAACAACAACAATACCGCGacaaacaacaataataattctgcTCTGCAGATCAATCATAATCATAATCATAACCAGCAGTTGAACAGCGCGGTTGTGAGCAAGGTCTCCGCCAGTAAGGCAACTTTGCATCAGCAATATGCTGAACACTGTGCCGCCGCCGGTGAACTCACCGATCTTAACACTCCGGAGATCTCGTTGGACCTTCAACATCTGATCGACGACAACCACTTCAACGATGGTTTATTGGACATGCTCAATGCTGGCAACGGCGTAAAGCACATAAGAACGGGCAACTATAATACGCGCACTACGCTCGCATACATGCCGCAGCCAGTGCACAGCGGCGCGAATTATCACCAGGGTAGCTGTAGCGATAGTAACAGTTCGAGTTCGGAATCGCCTAGCATCAAAGAAGAGCCACTGGACCCGGCAGATTACCGACGTCACTGCCCTCAATATCCACCGGGTTACAGTTCGGTGACGAACAATCCGTTCGGTAACGGCAGTCAGACCTTCACCAACCTGGCACCGTCCACGATGCCCGGCAATCATCCTGGCACGCCGATTCATCAACCACCGCCACGAGGCGGTCCCATGAAGGGACCAGTGTTAACTCATCAACATCACGCTGCCGCTAACGTCGCTAGGAAGCAGACCAAGGCCATCGACAAGGCGAGCGATGAGTACAGACGACGACGGGAAAGAAATAACATTGCCGTGAGGAAGAGCCGCGAGAAGGCGAAGGTACGATCGCGCGAGACCGAGGAGAAGGTCAAGTTGCTGGTGAAAGACAACGATTTGCTGAAGAAACGGATCGAACTGCTCACCGAGGAACTCAACGTCCTCAGATCGCTCTTCGGCAACGTCAGCATGCTGCCCGAGCACGTGCACCGCGAAATCTCCAGGCATCTCGACCAGTTCCAACAACACGCGATCGGACCTATGTAG
- the Lolal gene encoding longitudinals lacking protein-like isoform X1, with product MAGEQQQFFLKWNDFQSNMVSSFKHLRDEKSFTDVTLACDGQTCKAHKMVLSACSPYFKSLLEENPSKHPIIILKDVAYSHLQAILEFMYAGEVNVSQDQLPAFLKTADRLKVKGLAEAPGAIKREG from the exons ATGGCGGGAGAACAACAGCAgttttttcttaaatggaacgaCTTCCAATCGAACATGGTGTCATCGTTCAAACATCTGCGAGATGAAAAAAGTTTCACGGATGTGACGTTGGCTTGTGATGGTCAAACTTGCAAAGCGCATAAAATGGTCTTGTCTGCCTGTAGTCCTTATTTTAAATCCTTATTAgag GAAAATCCGTCCAAACATcctattataattctaaagGATGTTGCATACAGCCATTTGCAAGCCATTCTAGAATTTATGTATGCAGGTGAAGTAAACGTTTCACAAGATCAGTTACCAGCATTTCTTAAAACGGCAGACCGGCTTAAAGTTAAAGGACTAGCTGAAGCTCCTGGTGCCATTAAGAGAGAAGGTTAA